In one window of Prosthecomicrobium sp. N25 DNA:
- a CDS encoding TRAP transporter substrate-binding protein, translating to MRKIWISTVFGAAMAVAAGTASAQQAIELHGASQFGDEHAFTKAMVKFEELVKACYKQPINFVLHKNSELGLEKQYFEYMAAGKAVDYAIVSPAHMSTYSKAAPFIDAPFLFRDLSHWNKVLEQDLFKPIADEIARRADTMLIGYAGGGVRNIFVTKPVTNMAELKGLKVRVQGAPIWSRTFAAAGMSPTVIAYNEVYNGIQNGVIAAGENEAAGVEQMRFYEVAPQLAMTQHAITIRPLVFSGKTFRKLPPELQTCVTSAGKEAGKHGRDIESSEDTAKLEALEKAGKLKRVAFTERDALKKAVDPILIEYAKEIEAGDILAKINAIQ from the coding sequence ATGAGGAAGATTTGGATCTCGACCGTCTTCGGCGCCGCCATGGCCGTTGCGGCCGGCACCGCCTCGGCCCAGCAGGCGATCGAGCTGCACGGCGCTTCGCAGTTTGGCGACGAGCACGCCTTCACCAAGGCGATGGTCAAGTTCGAGGAACTCGTCAAGGCCTGCTACAAGCAGCCGATCAACTTCGTTCTTCACAAGAACAGCGAGCTCGGCCTGGAGAAGCAATATTTCGAGTACATGGCGGCCGGCAAGGCGGTCGACTATGCGATCGTGTCTCCGGCCCACATGTCGACCTATTCGAAGGCGGCCCCCTTCATCGACGCGCCGTTCCTGTTCCGCGATCTGTCCCATTGGAACAAGGTGCTGGAACAGGACCTCTTCAAGCCGATCGCGGACGAGATCGCACGCCGCGCCGACACCATGCTGATCGGCTATGCGGGCGGCGGCGTGCGCAACATTTTCGTCACCAAGCCGGTCACCAACATGGCCGAGCTGAAGGGCCTCAAGGTGCGCGTCCAGGGCGCGCCGATCTGGAGCCGGACCTTCGCGGCCGCCGGCATGTCGCCGACCGTGATCGCCTACAACGAGGTCTACAACGGCATCCAGAACGGCGTCATCGCGGCCGGCGAGAACGAGGCGGCGGGCGTCGAGCAGATGCGCTTCTACGAGGTCGCCCCGCAGCTCGCGATGACCCAGCACGCCATCACGATCCGGCCCCTGGTGTTTTCGGGCAAGACCTTCCGCAAACTCCCGCCCGAGCTCCAGACCTGCGTGACCTCGGCCGGCAAGGAGGCCGGCAAGCACGGGCGCGACATCGAATCGAGTGAGGACACGGCCAAGCTGGAGGCACTCGAGAAGGCAGGCAAACTGAAGCGGGTGGCTTTCACCGAACGGGACGCCCTCAAGAAAGCCGTCGATCCCATCCTGATCGAGTACGCCAAGGAGATCGAGGCGGGCGACATCCTGGCCAAGATCAACGCGATCCAGTAA
- a CDS encoding TRAP transporter large permease — MTGSLLGSGQAAAILFGIFFTALLLRIPVAFSLALACLPILLIEPRLSSEILVQETFNSYNSFILLAVPFFLLTANLMNGGGITDRLMTLSRTMVGHWPGGLAQINVVLSFFFAGISGSSTADAASQSKVFIEAQRREGYDDSFSVAITAVSSVLAVIIPPSILMIIWGGTLTTSIGALFLAGIVPGALITVAQMATVHVYAKMRNYPTYKRASWGDLARSLLVSVPALTTPFIIIGGKIFGWFTATESACIAVIYAAFLSLLFYREMNLRGFYEALVDTGRFSAIALFCVGTASAFGWLLAYYKIPQAILSGVSAWHLGPTGMGFLVAGVFLVVGCFLDAIPAIIIVGTILQPLTVSAGMDPVHFAMIGIVSLAFGLVTPPYGLCLLIACSMAGMRLMDAIKDVLIMLAPMCIVLVMIIVWPEIVLFLPRLISPDFLR; from the coding sequence ATGACCGGATCCCTCCTCGGCTCCGGCCAGGCGGCCGCGATCCTGTTCGGCATCTTCTTCACGGCGCTCCTCTTGCGCATCCCGGTCGCCTTCTCGCTGGCGCTCGCGTGCCTCCCCATCCTCCTAATCGAACCGCGGCTCTCCTCCGAGATTCTCGTTCAGGAGACCTTCAACTCCTACAATTCCTTCATCCTCCTCGCCGTCCCGTTCTTTCTCCTGACCGCGAACCTGATGAACGGCGGCGGCATCACGGACCGGCTGATGACCTTGTCCCGGACCATGGTCGGCCACTGGCCCGGCGGCCTCGCCCAGATCAATGTCGTTCTGTCCTTCTTCTTCGCCGGCATCTCCGGCTCCTCGACCGCTGATGCGGCAAGCCAATCCAAGGTCTTCATCGAGGCGCAGCGACGGGAGGGCTACGACGACAGCTTCTCGGTCGCCATCACGGCGGTTTCGTCGGTGCTCGCGGTGATCATTCCGCCGTCCATCCTCATGATCATCTGGGGCGGGACCCTGACCACCTCAATCGGCGCGCTCTTTCTCGCCGGCATCGTTCCGGGCGCGCTGATCACCGTCGCCCAGATGGCGACCGTGCATGTCTACGCCAAGATGCGCAACTATCCGACCTATAAGCGCGCAAGCTGGGGCGACCTGGCGCGCAGCCTTCTCGTCTCCGTGCCGGCGCTGACGACGCCCTTCATCATCATAGGGGGCAAGATCTTCGGCTGGTTCACCGCGACCGAATCCGCCTGCATCGCCGTCATTTATGCTGCGTTCTTGAGCCTGCTCTTCTACCGCGAGATGAACCTGCGTGGCTTCTACGAGGCCCTCGTGGACACGGGGCGCTTCTCCGCCATCGCACTCTTCTGCGTCGGCACGGCATCGGCCTTCGGCTGGCTCCTCGCCTACTACAAGATTCCCCAAGCGATCCTGTCCGGCGTCTCGGCCTGGCACCTCGGCCCGACCGGGATGGGGTTCCTGGTCGCCGGCGTTTTTCTGGTCGTCGGCTGTTTCCTAGATGCGATTCCGGCGATCATCATCGTCGGGACCATCCTGCAGCCCCTGACCGTGTCGGCGGGCATGGACCCTGTGCATTTCGCGATGATCGGTATCGTGTCCCTGGCCTTCGGCCTCGTCACCCCGCCCTATGGCCTGTGCCTCCTGATCGCCTGCTCAATGGCCGGCATGCGCCTGATGGACGCGATCAAGGACGTTCTAATCATGCTCGCGCCGATGTGCATCGTCCTGGTGATGATTATCGTCTGGCCGGAGATCGTGCTCTTCCTGCCGCGACTGATCTCCCCGGATTTCCTGCGATGA
- a CDS encoding LysR substrate-binding domain-containing protein has protein sequence MAKPRGGSGRAKGTSDGGIGEDDRRRRLPPLSMLRAFEAVGRHGSMRKAAEDLGVCHTVVSRHVQNLQDWFGTRLVETGPRGVALTEQGSLVYTATSAAFDRIAEATAELRPDRAGARQLRLWCVPGLASRWLPPRLSDLQAALPGVEIVVRATVERPDLKRGDADAAICFGELPPEGGRSQLLERTRIFPVASPEWIARQPPIRTLDDLSRCFLIHEDSRDQWRRFFRSAGHEPPTTLHGPRLWYASSAHEAALAGQGVALATRLQAADDLVAGRLVELLQTEVCLGGYWFVAPEQRWDAAVILRLRQWFASSVATTEGGLVPVED, from the coding sequence ATGGCGAAGCCGCGAGGAGGCTCCGGTCGGGCGAAAGGGACGTCGGACGGCGGGATCGGCGAGGACGACCGTCGCCGCCGCCTGCCGCCGCTCTCCATGCTCCGGGCCTTCGAGGCAGTCGGCCGCCACGGTTCGATGCGCAAGGCGGCGGAGGACCTCGGGGTCTGCCACACGGTGGTGTCCCGCCACGTCCAGAACCTGCAGGACTGGTTCGGCACCCGGCTCGTGGAGACCGGCCCGCGCGGCGTCGCGCTGACCGAACAGGGCAGCCTGGTCTACACCGCGACGTCCGCCGCCTTCGACCGCATCGCCGAGGCCACGGCCGAACTCAGGCCCGACCGGGCGGGCGCCCGGCAGCTCCGGCTGTGGTGCGTGCCCGGTCTGGCCTCGCGCTGGCTGCCGCCGCGCCTGTCCGACCTCCAGGCCGCGCTGCCCGGCGTCGAGATCGTCGTGCGGGCGACGGTCGAGCGGCCGGACCTGAAGCGCGGCGACGCCGATGCCGCGATCTGCTTCGGCGAACTCCCGCCCGAGGGCGGCCGCAGCCAGCTCCTCGAGCGGACGAGGATCTTCCCGGTCGCCTCCCCGGAGTGGATCGCCCGTCAGCCCCCGATCCGAACGCTGGACGATCTGTCCCGGTGCTTCCTGATCCACGAGGACAGCCGCGACCAGTGGCGGCGCTTCTTCCGCTCCGCCGGCCACGAGCCGCCGACCACTCTGCACGGCCCGCGCCTCTGGTACGCCTCCTCCGCCCACGAGGCGGCCCTCGCCGGCCAGGGCGTCGCGCTCGCCACCCGTCTGCAGGCCGCCGACGATCTCGTCGCCGGTCGGCTCGTCGAGCTCCTGCAGACCGAGGTCTGCCTCGGCGGCTACTGGTTCGTCGCGCCGGAGCAGCGGTGGGATGCGGCGGTGATCCTGCGCCTGCGCCAATGGTTCGCATCCAGCGTGGCCACCACCGAAGGCGGGCTGGTGCCGGTCGAGGACTGA
- a CDS encoding acyl-CoA dehydrogenase family protein translates to MSTYAATMSPDTSPVQPDLPDKENFVDLAHRLGPQMAGRAMQVDSDNVFVSDSFATLKEEGLIEAGVPRELGGGGAEIPELAEMLRVLARDCGSTALAFSMHTHQVATAAWRWRHQNALLLEPLLRRVAAERVILLSSGGSDWIGGSGEAEKVEGGFRVSGRKKFTSGAEAGNILMTSAIYEKDDGSRSVIHFGVPMASANVRIEQTWNTLGMRGTASNDVVLDDLFVADASVAFSRKAGEWHPVFQTIATIAFPLVYAVYLGVAESARDIAIDIARGRPQADPSLAGRLDTELRAAQLAHRWMLDIVALNAPSAHTVNEVMIGRSLVARHAIAAVELAMELAGGASFYRAAGLERRFRDIQGARFHPLQAGPQAHYAGATALGLSTAKVY, encoded by the coding sequence ATGTCCACGTACGCAGCCACGATGAGCCCGGACACATCGCCCGTTCAGCCCGACCTCCCAGACAAGGAGAATTTCGTCGACCTCGCCCATCGGCTGGGGCCTCAGATGGCCGGCCGCGCCATGCAGGTCGACAGCGACAATGTCTTCGTCTCGGACAGCTTCGCGACTTTGAAGGAAGAAGGCCTCATCGAAGCCGGCGTTCCGCGCGAGCTAGGCGGGGGAGGCGCGGAAATTCCCGAACTCGCTGAAATGTTGCGAGTTCTGGCGCGGGACTGTGGCTCTACCGCACTGGCCTTCTCGATGCATACGCATCAAGTCGCGACCGCGGCCTGGCGCTGGCGGCACCAGAACGCCTTGCTGCTCGAGCCGCTCTTGCGGCGTGTTGCCGCCGAAAGAGTGATCCTTCTCTCCTCGGGCGGTTCGGACTGGATCGGCGGTTCGGGCGAGGCCGAGAAGGTCGAGGGAGGCTTTCGCGTCTCCGGGCGAAAGAAATTCACCTCGGGGGCGGAGGCCGGCAACATTCTCATGACCAGTGCCATCTACGAGAAAGACGATGGCAGCCGCTCCGTCATTCACTTCGGCGTTCCGATGGCGTCCGCGAATGTGCGCATAGAGCAGACCTGGAACACCCTGGGCATGCGGGGCACCGCCTCGAACGATGTCGTCCTGGACGATCTCTTCGTTGCCGACGCTTCTGTCGCCTTCTCCCGCAAGGCGGGGGAATGGCATCCCGTTTTCCAGACGATCGCGACCATCGCCTTTCCACTCGTTTATGCCGTGTATCTGGGGGTGGCGGAGAGCGCTCGCGATATCGCAATCGACATTGCAAGAGGACGGCCGCAGGCAGACCCGTCTCTAGCCGGCCGCCTGGATACCGAACTGAGGGCGGCTCAGCTCGCGCATCGCTGGATGCTCGACATCGTGGCTCTGAACGCACCCTCGGCGCATACGGTCAATGAAGTCATGATCGGACGCAGTCTCGTCGCCCGCCATGCAATCGCGGCCGTCGAGCTCGCCATGGAACTCGCAGGCGGCGCATCCTTTTACCGCGCCGCTGGATTGGAGCGTCGCTTTCGCGACATTCAAGGTGCTCGATTTCACCCGCTGCAAGCCGGACCGCAAGCGCACTATGCCGGTGCAACGGCGCTCGGCTTGTCGACCGCGAAGGTCTATTAG
- a CDS encoding LacI family DNA-binding transcriptional regulator, with translation MDQDRGAADRGSARGKVTLTEIAAHAGVSRSTVSLVLRKSPLVADTTRARVRAAIEALGYVYDRGAARMRGRRSDTVGLVVVDLTSPFYAEFIAGVDAALDAAGRLAFIANTGEDPARQWRVLERFREHAVDGVILCPAEGAEAAMLDRIGSWGLPCVQALRFVPGSVTDYAGTDNSLGTEQATEHLIGLGHRRVVFVGGGASHSVARDRMAGYRTAMLRHGLEPATLACRNTLADGTAAIRAALSAPVRPTAAVCFNDPVAMGVIHGVRQAGLRPGADLAVVGFDSIADAALWVPSLTTVAIQPSEIGCAAANLLMRRIADPTGAPERSIVAPRLVVRESSGPALSAALASVGVASA, from the coding sequence GTGGACCAGGATCGCGGCGCCGCGGATCGGGGATCCGCGCGCGGCAAGGTGACCCTCACGGAGATCGCCGCCCACGCGGGCGTTTCGCGATCGACAGTGTCGCTGGTCCTGCGCAAGAGTCCTCTGGTGGCCGACACGACCCGGGCCCGAGTCCGCGCGGCCATCGAGGCGCTCGGCTACGTGTACGACCGGGGAGCCGCCCGGATGCGCGGGCGGCGGTCGGACACGGTCGGGCTCGTCGTCGTCGACCTGACGAGCCCCTTCTACGCGGAGTTCATCGCCGGGGTGGACGCGGCGCTCGATGCGGCCGGACGGCTCGCCTTCATCGCCAACACGGGCGAGGACCCCGCCCGGCAATGGCGAGTCCTTGAGCGCTTTCGCGAGCACGCGGTCGACGGGGTGATCCTGTGTCCGGCCGAGGGCGCCGAGGCGGCCATGCTCGACCGCATCGGCAGTTGGGGCTTGCCCTGCGTTCAGGCCCTGCGTTTCGTACCGGGGTCCGTCACCGACTATGCCGGCACAGACAACAGCCTCGGCACCGAGCAGGCAACCGAGCATCTGATCGGCCTAGGCCATCGCCGCGTCGTGTTCGTCGGCGGAGGGGCCAGCCACTCGGTCGCGCGCGACCGCATGGCGGGCTATCGAACCGCGATGCTCCGGCACGGCCTGGAGCCGGCGACCCTCGCCTGCCGCAACACCCTGGCGGACGGAACCGCGGCGATCAGGGCGGCCTTGTCGGCCCCGGTGCGCCCGACGGCTGCTGTCTGCTTCAACGACCCGGTCGCGATGGGCGTGATCCACGGGGTTCGCCAGGCCGGGCTGCGGCCCGGCGCGGACCTGGCGGTGGTCGGCTTCGACAGCATCGCGGATGCGGCGTTGTGGGTCCCGAGCCTGACCACCGTGGCGATCCAGCCCTCCGAGATCGGCTGCGCCGCCGCCAACCTCCTGATGCGGCGCATCGCGGATCCGACGGGTGCGCCGGAAAGGTCCATCGTGGCGCCCCGGCTGGTCGTTCGCGAGTCCAGCGGCCCGGCGCTATCCGCGGCCCTCGCCTCGGTCGGGGTGGCCTCGGCATGA
- a CDS encoding TRAP transporter small permease codes for MASSDSAGAWRRFTAWYHRILLAMLALLLGVLIIPVTLQIFSRFTHIIPHYIWTEEMARFLFVWAIMIGSIVGVREWTHFDVDVWPRLGRKADAALRLVARTGVLAIAFVFLIEGYEFTDQAIYRISELAELPLWIIHVAWPLTGASWILFLAEHYVDDFRALTGRHG; via the coding sequence ATGGCGTCCTCAGACAGTGCCGGCGCGTGGCGACGCTTCACGGCCTGGTACCACCGCATCCTGCTCGCGATGCTGGCACTCCTGCTCGGCGTCCTCATCATTCCGGTGACGCTGCAGATTTTCTCGCGCTTCACCCACATCATCCCGCACTACATCTGGACGGAAGAGATGGCGCGCTTCCTGTTCGTCTGGGCCATCATGATCGGCTCGATCGTCGGGGTGCGCGAGTGGACGCACTTCGACGTCGACGTCTGGCCACGCCTCGGCCGCAAGGCCGACGCCGCGCTCCGGCTCGTGGCGCGGACCGGGGTACTCGCCATCGCGTTCGTCTTCCTTATCGAGGGATACGAGTTCACCGACCAGGCGATCTACCGCATCTCGGAACTCGCGGAGCTGCCGCTCTGGATCATCCACGTCGCTTGGCCGCTCACCGGCGCGAGCTGGATCCTGTTTCTCGCCGAGCACTACGTGGACGATTTCCGTGCGCTGACCGGGAGGCATGGATGA
- the gabT gene encoding 4-aminobutyrate--2-oxoglutarate transaminase produces the protein MTTNAALLARRAAAVPRGVSTATPVYADRAENAEIWDVEGRRFVDFAGGIAVLNTGHRHPKVMAAVEAQMRRFTHTAFQVNAYEPYIELAERLNARAPFSGPAKTIFFTTGGEALENAVKIARAHTGRSGVITFTGAFHGRTMLTMAMTGKVLPYKKKFGPMPAEVWHLPFPNEYHGVTVKQALDALAFLFRADIEPERVAAIVVEPVQGEGGFYETPTELFVALRKICDDHGIVLVADEVQTGFGRTGKLFAMEHTGVEPDMVTMAKSLGGGFPISGVLGRAAIMDAPEPGGLGGTYAGSPIACAAALAVLDVIEEEKLLDRANALGAAIKAKLEGFARRNDMVPIAAIRGRGAMIGFDVVKSHGAHEPDAEATRRVAAAALEAGLILLTCGVFGNAIRILVPLTVSDAVLEEGLNALETALVAARG, from the coding sequence ATGACCACCAATGCCGCTCTTCTCGCCCGCCGCGCCGCCGCCGTTCCCCGCGGCGTCTCCACCGCCACCCCGGTCTACGCGGACCGGGCCGAGAATGCCGAGATCTGGGACGTCGAAGGCCGGCGCTTCGTCGACTTCGCGGGTGGCATCGCGGTCCTGAACACGGGGCACCGTCATCCCAAGGTGATGGCGGCCGTGGAGGCGCAGATGCGGCGCTTCACGCACACCGCCTTCCAGGTCAACGCCTACGAGCCCTACATCGAGCTGGCCGAGAGGCTCAATGCGCGCGCCCCCTTCTCGGGGCCGGCCAAGACGATCTTCTTCACCACCGGCGGCGAGGCGCTGGAGAACGCGGTCAAGATCGCGCGGGCCCATACCGGCCGCAGCGGCGTGATCACCTTCACGGGCGCCTTCCACGGACGCACCATGCTGACCATGGCGATGACCGGCAAGGTGCTGCCCTACAAGAAGAAGTTCGGCCCGATGCCGGCCGAGGTGTGGCACCTGCCCTTCCCGAACGAGTATCACGGCGTCACGGTGAAGCAGGCGCTCGACGCCCTCGCGTTCCTGTTCCGCGCCGACATCGAGCCCGAGCGGGTGGCGGCGATCGTGGTGGAGCCCGTCCAGGGCGAAGGCGGCTTCTACGAGACGCCGACCGAACTCTTCGTGGCGCTTCGCAAGATCTGCGACGATCACGGCATCGTTCTCGTCGCCGACGAGGTGCAGACCGGCTTCGGGCGCACCGGCAAGCTCTTCGCCATGGAGCATACGGGCGTCGAGCCCGACATGGTGACCATGGCCAAGTCCCTGGGCGGCGGCTTCCCGATCTCCGGCGTGCTCGGCCGCGCCGCGATCATGGACGCGCCCGAGCCGGGCGGCCTCGGCGGCACCTATGCGGGATCGCCGATCGCCTGCGCGGCGGCGCTCGCCGTTCTGGACGTGATCGAGGAGGAGAAGCTGCTCGACCGCGCGAACGCGCTCGGGGCGGCCATCAAGGCGAAGCTCGAAGGCTTCGCGCGCCGCAACGACATGGTGCCGATCGCGGCGATCCGCGGACGCGGCGCCATGATCGGCTTCGACGTGGTCAAGTCGCACGGCGCCCACGAGCCCGACGCGGAGGCGACCCGGCGCGTCGCTGCGGCCGCGCTCGAGGCCGGACTGATCCTGCTAACCTGCGGTGTCTTCGGGAACGCGATCCGGATCCTGGTCCCGCTCACGGTGTCGGATGCCGTCCTGGAGGAGGGGCTGAACGCCCTCGAAACGGCGCTGGTCGCGGCGCGGGGCTGA
- a CDS encoding NAD(P)-dependent oxidoreductase, producing the protein MTKRIGFIGLGLMGHGMASNLLAKGHPLTLLGTHARANVADLVGRGASAVGTPAEVAAASEVVITCVRSSADVEGLVYGEDGILAGARPGLVHIDTTTANPVSTARIAADYAARGLRFADAPLGRTPREAAEGRLNVMLGADTALKDEILPVLRGFAENVFHVGPVGAGHTMKLINNFMAMSHACVAAEAVAAARAAGLDLKVMTDIISAGGANSAQFQMIMPWVVDRDPSRLQFTIANARKDLAYYGAFASENRLSGGVAPAVLQTLTLAAALGRGDQFVPRLADMLSDLAGAGEEGTAPR; encoded by the coding sequence ATGACGAAGCGAATCGGGTTCATCGGCCTCGGCCTCATGGGCCACGGCATGGCCTCGAACCTGCTTGCAAAGGGCCATCCGCTGACGCTGCTCGGGACGCACGCCCGGGCGAACGTGGCGGATCTCGTCGGGCGCGGCGCGAGTGCGGTCGGAACGCCCGCGGAGGTCGCCGCCGCGAGCGAGGTCGTCATCACTTGCGTGCGCAGTTCGGCCGACGTAGAGGGCCTCGTCTATGGCGAAGACGGCATCCTGGCCGGCGCGAGACCGGGGCTCGTTCACATCGACACGACCACCGCAAACCCGGTCTCGACCGCCCGGATCGCGGCCGACTATGCGGCGCGCGGGCTGCGCTTCGCCGATGCACCGCTCGGACGGACACCCCGCGAGGCGGCGGAGGGGCGCCTGAACGTGATGCTCGGAGCGGACACGGCCCTGAAGGACGAAATCCTGCCCGTGCTGCGGGGGTTTGCCGAGAACGTCTTCCATGTCGGCCCGGTCGGCGCCGGCCATACCATGAAGCTCATCAACAACTTCATGGCCATGAGCCACGCCTGCGTGGCGGCGGAGGCGGTCGCGGCGGCGCGGGCCGCGGGACTAGACCTCAAGGTCATGACCGACATCATCTCGGCCGGCGGCGCCAACAGCGCGCAGTTTCAGATGATCATGCCGTGGGTTGTCGACCGCGATCCCTCGCGGTTGCAGTTCACGATCGCCAATGCGCGCAAGGACCTCGCCTACTACGGCGCCTTCGCGAGCGAGAACCGGCTGAGCGGGGGCGTAGCGCCCGCCGTCCTGCAGACACTGACCCTGGCGGCCGCGCTCGGCCGCGGGGATCAGTTCGTCCCCCGCCTCGCCGACATGCTGAGCGACCTAGCCGGGGCGGGAGAAGAGGGTACGGCACCGAGATGA
- a CDS encoding winged helix-turn-helix transcriptional regulator: MDQRAGYGQFCPVSMASEILCSRWTTLVVRELLCGSSRFNDLRRGLPKMSPSLLSKRLKELQQAGVIVTRPNENGTLEYRLSEAGEELRPLIIGLGEWAQRWMESRLSLKNLDPSLLMWDMRRSLVVALLPERRSTIQFVYSEVPLQQRNWWLVVDRGSVDLCSFDPGYELDLLVESSLRSMTSVWMGLTTIKDEVDSGQLRLEGDPALTYAMPQWLGLSIFAKVSRRVQ, translated from the coding sequence ATGGACCAGCGTGCGGGCTACGGCCAATTCTGCCCAGTGTCCATGGCATCCGAGATTTTGTGCAGCCGCTGGACAACTCTTGTCGTCAGGGAACTGTTGTGTGGCAGCTCGCGCTTCAATGATCTCCGGCGTGGACTACCGAAGATGTCGCCCTCCCTTCTATCCAAGAGGCTCAAGGAGCTGCAGCAGGCCGGGGTGATCGTCACTCGTCCAAACGAGAACGGAACCCTGGAATATCGATTGTCGGAGGCGGGCGAGGAACTCCGACCGCTCATCATCGGCCTTGGCGAATGGGCCCAGCGCTGGATGGAGTCGAGGCTTTCCCTGAAGAACCTCGACCCCTCGCTGCTCATGTGGGACATGCGCCGCAGCCTCGTCGTCGCATTGCTTCCCGAGCGACGCAGCACGATACAGTTCGTGTACTCGGAAGTGCCCCTGCAGCAGAGGAATTGGTGGCTGGTAGTCGACCGGGGCAGCGTTGATCTATGCAGCTTCGACCCCGGCTATGAGCTTGATCTGCTCGTGGAGAGTTCGCTTCGCTCGATGACCTCCGTCTGGATGGGACTGACCACAATCAAGGATGAGGTCGACAGTGGGCAACTGAGATTGGAAGGCGATCCAGCCTTGACCTATGCAATGCCGCAATGGCTAGGCCTCAGCATATTCGCCAAGGTCTCGCGACGGGTGCAGTAG
- a CDS encoding AGE family epimerase/isomerase produces MIVDTRTLLLDRLLPWWAEAAWDPRDGGFVAELGQDGGQIRETSRLLLVQARMLYVLSHAHRLGAGPFALHAAGRLRAFLEEWFRLDDGAWARAAAPEAGGTRDGLVDFYDQSFVLHGLAWWYRASGDPRTPADAVATLAALDRRLADPAAGGYFEDDTRRLPRRQNPHMHLLEAMHAWFEATGDQLWLDRAEAVVALFRSRFLDEATGTLREFLDAGLAPADGPAGSWREPGHHMEWVWLLLHHRRLTGRGDDLGAAAERLWETAEAHGVDLSGHLVEAVDRGGRVLDPNRLLWPQTEAVKAALARTEMLGADPAPADRFLKVLLAHHMPAGGPLWINRLSPEGVPLGGTMPTRILYHLTLALAEYARLRPSFAATGPAGRTAPDRIGAPA; encoded by the coding sequence ATGATCGTCGACACGCGCACCCTCCTCCTCGATCGGCTGCTGCCCTGGTGGGCGGAGGCAGCCTGGGACCCGCGGGACGGCGGCTTCGTCGCCGAGCTCGGCCAGGACGGCGGGCAGATCCGGGAGACGTCACGGCTTCTCCTCGTCCAGGCACGCATGCTCTACGTGCTCAGCCACGCGCACCGGCTCGGCGCGGGACCTTTTGCCCTGCACGCCGCCGGGCGCCTCCGCGCCTTCCTCGAAGAGTGGTTCCGCCTCGACGACGGCGCCTGGGCGCGCGCGGCCGCCCCCGAAGCGGGCGGCACTCGGGACGGCCTCGTGGATTTCTACGACCAGAGCTTCGTGCTCCATGGCCTCGCCTGGTGGTATCGGGCGAGCGGCGACCCGCGCACCCCGGCGGATGCGGTCGCGACCCTTGCGGCGCTCGACCGTCGTCTCGCCGACCCGGCGGCCGGAGGCTACTTCGAGGACGACACGCGGCGGCTGCCCCGGCGCCAGAACCCTCATATGCATCTCCTGGAGGCGATGCACGCCTGGTTCGAGGCGACCGGAGACCAATTGTGGCTCGACCGCGCCGAGGCCGTGGTGGCGCTGTTCCGCTCGCGCTTCCTCGACGAGGCAACCGGCACTTTGCGGGAATTCCTCGATGCCGGGCTGGCCCCCGCGGACGGCCCGGCCGGATCTTGGCGCGAACCGGGCCATCATATGGAATGGGTCTGGCTCCTTCTCCACCATCGCCGCCTGACCGGGCGCGGCGACGACCTCGGGGCCGCAGCCGAGCGCCTTTGGGAGACGGCTGAAGCGCATGGCGTGGACCTCTCCGGCCACCTCGTCGAGGCGGTCGACCGCGGCGGCCGCGTGCTCGACCCGAACCGACTTCTCTGGCCGCAGACCGAGGCCGTCAAGGCGGCCCTGGCCAGAACCGAGATGCTTGGCGCCGACCCTGCCCCGGCCGACCGCTTCCTCAAGGTCCTCCTGGCCCACCACATGCCGGCCGGCGGGCCGCTCTGGATCAACCGGTTGTCGCCTGAAGGCGTGCCGCTCGGCGGCACCATGCCAACCCGGATCCTCTACCACCTGACCCTCGCGCTCGCCGAATACGCCCGGCTGCGCCCTTCCTTCGCCGCAACCGGGCCCGCGGGCAGGACGGCGCCAGACCGCATCGGAGCACCGGCATGA